GGAATACACGTGTTTACAAATTACACTTAATGAGCATGAACAGACTGTCACTTCCTCGGTAAAAAGGGAAGTTCCACAAACATTTAGTATAAATAAATAGTCacataaaaacattcatgccTGTTTCTGTGTTTACATCCATCGGAATATGTTTTTTTTGCCATCTAATACATTAGAAATCACATAATAAAGACAAAAGAGCACATATGATTACAGAAAAGTACAAATGCTTTAGTATGTACAGATACCTTTGCAGTGTAGCTCAAACGTGATGTGTGATTCTGcagcatttgtttaaaaatgtatcttaaaataaatcaaaacagaaattattattatttttttacaaaatcagtttgacaCAGAAAAAAGCTCATTGCCTTTGATTCAAAAAACACAAGGAATAAAAGAAGTTACTGTCACATTAAATAACAATTGTAATACTGGGACTGATTCCTAATGTCCTTTAATTAACGCTCTTCTTTCACAGATCCAACGGTTTTTCATGTCACAGCTCTCTTTGCCCCAGTTGGCCAGAGGGGGCGCTTTTGGTAGACTTAAAGCGCAAAATCTGTTCACAGCTTGTTGCGTTTTCCAGTacctaaaaaaaatcatagtgTCAGTCTCTATGCCTACTCATCATTTCaacatatgacaaaataatctTTATTGAATAatcttacctggatgactgagcatgcaagACGTCTTTTTATGTTAAATGaaaacactttgtgttttctCATTTCACGAATGAagagaaaatgcaaacaaaaaaaagtctgcCATCAACATTTGTTGATTCTACTTAATCTTCACTTCCTTGAGCTATTCCAGCCTAAAGGTTGTTTTAACTCGGATTTTTTAAGGCAGTAGCTCAAAATTATATAGAATTCATTCACACTGTGAGTGTCTGTAAATTTCAGTCTACAGACTAATCTTAAGCTTCTTGTTATTAGAGGAAGTGATATGTTGAAACAATTTTTTCGTTCTGCTTTTTACTTCTTTCACCTTCTGCCATATTTTTTAAAGGGTATTTACAATgagtgtttttgcatttatacatctttgtgaggaccaaaAATTCGACTGTTACTATACTTATGGAGACCAAATTCTGGGCTGTACGAGTTTGGAGGCATGAAGCACTATGTCTACTAGATGAGTTCACTAAGATATAAGAGACAagtactttgtgtgtgtgtgtgtgtgtgtgtgtgtgagtgtgtgtgtgtgtgtgtgtgtgtgtgtgtgtgtgtgtgtgtgtggccggGGGGGGGCTTACGTCACAGTGAGATTACTTCCATCTACCCACGTCCACGTGTCCTTTGGGCTCTCCGCTCTCAAACCGATCCAGTAGCCATGCCTATCATCAGCGTGATAGTCCTTAgtgtggttgttgataaattcCTTTGAGATAAAATGAACGATGATTCGtctattaaacatttaaataacagcaaacaaaacaaaacaaaaaaaacaaacaggtttacactatttttacattttgaatgGATAAAACTGGCTTTTGTTCCCTCAAGAAATCAACACTCAGTGCTCATGTTGACAAAGTTTACACAGTTTACTGCTGGGTTCCTTGGTTAAGACTTCTTCAGATCTGTCCACAGATGATCTCTCCAAACTGCAAAATGCATTTAAGTTTGTCCAATCAGATTGGTCTTTTACACTCACAGCCTGTCCCTTTTACTCCGACTATCTTTTGTCTGATGTATGAAGAGTTGTTCTCGCTCTCTTTTTAAACACTTTGGGAACTCTGTAGGAATGATTGCTGGTTTCTTTTCCACAGCTCTGACCAAAGATCACGTCATTTACTGAATTTGGAAGTGAAGGCCACAAAGACTATTTTAAGGAGAGCAGTGAGCTAGTGGGAACACTCAAAGCTTGGAGttcctttttttcctgaatatTTCTCTTGTCTTTTAAGTACAAGTTGAGGCCTGCTTGAATCGAAACATAACTCAAATATAAAGCAAACCTCAGTGCACTTCAGAGAACAAGAATCTGAATAGTTTTAAAATAAGAGATTTCACTTTCCattttttacagtatttttaaGTGTTGATTGAGAAAGAAATACGTTTTCTTAAAATCCAGCCAAATGGCAAAGAAGTGGGAAAAGACTGACCTGAAGGAAGGTATCTTGGCTCTTTGAATTATAGTTGCATTAACTTCCTTTTCAAACCTTCTGTCTAAATTGCTTGAACTTTGacactgtttttctctctgtgtatgAAAACGCTCTTTcacttcattcaaacattaaaaatatatatacaaatgAAATCTGGCTCACCTGTTCTTCCTGACTTTCAATCACTGCCAGAGCCGCCTGATACATTTTGCAGTAATCACGACTTTCATCCCAGGTCCTCCAACGACTCAAATACTGATGTTGGGAAAACAAATAACAGCTTGACTGAAACAGCACCCAGCCATCCAGGCAAGGTTTACACACTgtccaaaaaaagaaagggacCAGAATCATTTTAGAAATCCAACTTTACACTACATTACAAAGCAcaggaaatatttttaaaacgtTTTAAACATGAAACCTTCAAATAAAAGCTTGTTTGAgtaaagtgagtaaaaagtgACATAATATTATATGAAACTAAAACATGTTCACCTTTCTGTGGGCAGTGTTTTTCCACTGAAAATTCCTGATATTCCATGATGACTCCGATGGTCCAGTTGAGTTGGTCTCTCTCTCTGGTCAGCTCCTCTGTCCGTCGCTCTGAGGACGTCTTCTGTTTCATCAGCTGCAggttctgtgctgtgatgttgGACATTTCTCTTTTCTGCTCCCTCATGACTGTGTTAACTGCAGTCAGGTGAGAAACTGTTAGTGTTATTGTCTGATTACACTAAAGTCCTTAAATACACAGCAGGTGGACTTACAGTGGAAAATGAGGGCGATGATGACTGACACCAAGATGAGGCAAATAATCACCAGACCTGTCACAACCAACAGAAGCCGAGTACGGGCTGGAGCTTCCTCTTTATTCTCTACAAgaatagaattttttttttattttaataattaattaaaaaat
The genomic region above belongs to Oreochromis niloticus isolate F11D_XX linkage group LG11, O_niloticus_UMD_NMBU, whole genome shotgun sequence and contains:
- the LOC102076461 gene encoding CD209 antigen-like protein C isoform X2, with protein sequence MTPKDAETIYDEVNTEQRKWDAPLVITENKEEAPARTRLLLVVTGLVIICLILVSVIIALIFHFNTVMREQKREMSNITAQNLQLMKQKTSSERRTEELTRERDQLNWTIGVIMEYQEFSVEKHCPQKVCKPCLDGWVLFQSSCYLFSQHQYLSRWRTWDESRDYCKMYQAALAVIESQEEQEFINNHTKDYHADDRHGYWIGLRAESPKDTWTWVDGSNLTVTYWKTQQAVNRFCALSLPKAPPLANWGKESCDMKNRWICERRALIKGH
- the LOC102076461 gene encoding C-type lectin domain family 4 member M isoform X1, whose protein sequence is MVEEENYVTVIFQTKGDPTYVTPKDAETIYDEVNTEQRKWDAPLVITENKEEAPARTRLLLVVTGLVIICLILVSVIIALIFHFNTVMREQKREMSNITAQNLQLMKQKTSSERRTEELTRERDQLNWTIGVIMEYQEFSVEKHCPQKVCKPCLDGWVLFQSSCYLFSQHQYLSRWRTWDESRDYCKMYQAALAVIESQEEQEFINNHTKDYHADDRHGYWIGLRAESPKDTWTWVDGSNLTVTYWKTQQAVNRFCALSLPKAPPLANWGKESCDMKNRWICERRALIKGH